The segment GCGTGGGAGCGATGTTGCAGGATTGACGTTCGGCAAAGGCATCTTTCGATCCATTGATTCCGATGATGCTTTCGAAATGCATAGTGCTGACCCTCAACGGTACAGGCGGCGACAGTCGCGCTACGGACATCTGGCCGTTTTCTCTACCGAAGCCCATGGTTTTCATTACCAGGAACCTAGGGTTTTAAGAACAAAACGGAATCGAAAGAATCTGCTTTCAATTTGGGATAAGCGATGAGCAATATACTTTTGGAAAATCTTCCATCTCCACCCGAGGTAGCGATCAAGCTTCTGGATCAGTTTGCGGAAGCGGACGTGAATCTCAACGAACTGGAGAAAACGATTAGCGCTGGCCCGACGTTGGCGGCTCGAATTGTTCAGTTTGCAAACTCGGCCAGTTTTGCAAGGCAACGTGCAGCCACGTCGCTCAAGCAAGCGATGATGGTCATTGGGATCAAAGGTGTCAAAGTTTTGGCACTGTCATTTTCACTCACGGAAATGGGCGAATCGAAACAGGAAGGGCGACGATTCTGTTTCAACGAATACTGGCGTTTTTCACTTGCTTGTGCCGTTTCTTCCAAGACGCTCTATCGCGAGATGTCCAAAGACGAAGAAACCGGGTTCCTGTTCGGACTGTTGATGAATATCGGACAACTCGCGCTTGCATGCAGCCAACCCGACCAATACGAAGAGATGCTTGGCGAGACGTCGATGAATGATCCGTCCCTGATTGAAAAAGAAATTAGCACTTTCGGGCTCAGTCGTTACGAACTGGCCCAAGCTGCGATGGAGTCGCTCGGATTTCCACCGTCGATCACGGCCGCTTTCAAAGAAATGAATGCGGGAAACCGAGACCGACCAGAGGCGAAAATCATCGAGGTCACGCACGCGATGAGCTGTCTGTTCCTCAACGAAGATCTTGACGGCAACGCCGTTCGGGACTTTTCGGAAAAGCTTGCGGAACTCACTCAGAATGGACTGGAAGAGAATCGCCAATCCTACGATACCGCGTTGGAGGAGTACAAAGAAATCGCCAGTGTCCTGTCTTACAAGAGTCCGTCACCGAAGAGTTTGAAGGAAATAGAAAACGAAGCCAAGCACTCGATCATCCAGATGACGATGGCGCTTCATCTTGACAAAGCCCAAGTCGAAAAAGAGAACGACGAGCTGAAAGATTTGGCGATGCTGGATGAACTGACGGGGCTTGGGAACCGGCGGCAGTACGAGCAAATGATTCAGTCAGAGATTTCGAGGTGCAATCGCCTGAATCGTCAGTTAGTGCTTTGGATTATTGACATCGATAACTTTAAATCGATCAATGACACCTACGGACATGCCACGGGCGACGCGATTTTGATTGAGGTAGCGTCTCGAATGGGCAGATCCACACGCGGATATGACTTTCTGTTCCGCATCGGTGGTGAAGAGTTCGTGGTCATTCAATCCGAATCGACCGTCGATACGTGCGAAGTTGTTGCGGAACGCCTCCGCAGCGAAGTCGCCAATCGTCCGTTCGTAGTCGACGATCTGGAGATACCGATCACGATCAGTTTGGGAGGAGCGATCTTTGGTTACGGTTCAGCAACGACGAAAGAGCAGTTGTTTGAATTGGCGGACAAGAATCTCTACGCGGCGAAAAACGGAGGTCGGAACCAGTTCGTGATCGATCGCGATACGGAGTTGAATGTACCGACAGGTCCCACGAACCAGTTTTTTACAGCACTTCATGCAGAAAACAGCTGACGTCAGCGCGTGTCGTTTGAGTTTCAAACGTCCTGACGTGCTACTTTGTGACTTGCAGGATCGCTCGCGTTTTCTCGCTGGTATCTGGTTTGTGCCAGCGGCTATCTGATCTTGGTCAGATCGATTGCCTGAACGCCTTTCGGCTGCGGCATCGACCACATCTGAGCGGGATCTCCGTAGAGCGAATCAAACTGAAAGTCACTCGCTTCGATCACCATCTTCGCTTCCTGTCCGTTTTGAAACAGGTGCATTTCGATCTTCTCCGGCAGCGACACACCCTGCTTTGGAAACGATTTATAGTCTTTCGAATCGGTGTACGCGATCAAGTTCTCCTGACTGTCGTACAACGCCTGCTGCAATACCGTACCGTTCACAGCATGGATCAAAGTGACTCGAAAGTTTGGCCCGTTGGGAGTGCGGCGGATTGTGAAAAGTTTCAAATATCCTTCTGGCGTAACGTCTGGACCTTTGTGAACATCGCCCGGTTCGAACTGTAGCAAGCCAAGACCTTCCAAAAGCCAAACTGGTTCCAAAGGAATCGCCTGACGAACGGAAGACTGAGCATACCGGAAACCTTCGTGGCTGGCGTGAAAGATCGCTGGCCTCTGGTTTGGCAAATTGACTTTCGTCCAAACCCAAAAATCCTGATTGTTGCTTCCAACGTCGACGCCGAACTGGCTAACGCCCATCACACCGGCTTTAATTCGTAGCCGCCGTGGCAATTCCAGTTGCATTGTGCCGCGAAGCTTCGGAGTACCGTCGAGGGAAATGCGAAGGTCGCTGCTGAGCTGTTTGAATTTTGAGTTGATGCTGTTGAGATGCTGAAGCAGTTCGGCCTGGGTGGGCTTTCGATTGAAGACCACTGGCATCGGGTCCGCTTTTTTGCCAAAGCGAAACAGTTGAGCCGACGCAGTCCCGCAACAAACCTTGCTAACGGCGACAGCAATGATGAAACCCAGAAACAGGCGAAGGTGCGAGCCACGGTAGATTCGATTTGAAATCACGATTCAGTCTCGTCTTCCGCTGGGATGGGTTGATTGGAGAACAGATGCTCTGCCAGTTCGTTCTGGATGGACTCGATTTGTTGGTCGGCTACATCCATGTCGACGACTTCGTAAGTTTCCGAAGTCTTTCGATCCACCAGGATAGAAGCAGTCCCGTCTTCTGTTTCGATCGAATCCTTCAGGCTCAGGATTCTCTTTTGCAACAACAACAGGCTCATCACAAACGCAAACTCCGGACGATTCTTTTCCAGTTGATGCCTGAAGTAGGCCAACAAAACACTTCGCGGCGCCCAATAGACTTTCCCGGTGTCCAGGTCCGGAACCTGTTGCTTCCAAAATCCAATGCAATCATCGCCCGGGCCTTCCCACGCGTCGGTTGAAAAATCCAGCCGCGTCGTCTGACCATCAGCCAGTTCAATCAGTGCTGACCAGTAGATTTCTCCGGGATCAAGCAATCGTTCCGTCGCAGAGCACTTCTTTCCTCCGCGTCGAAAGTCGTATTGCTGCATCATTGAACTGCTACCACAAAAAGAAAATGGTGGGGGACTTTAGAGTTTTCCCTGAACCGCAGCAAGTGTTCTTACCGATTAAACCGTTGGCTTCTGCCCAACAGGAAAAGTTTTCAGCTAGCATCCGCACGTTGGCTGGAACACGGAAGCCAGACCCGGACTTCGACAGCTCTGTCACACAACCCGCTTTCCCGCAAATCGCTGAATCAAGGAAGATATCATGCGCTCAAAATCAAACGGTACCAAAAGCAAACGCCGCGCCCGTTCGCAGAAATCAGCAATGAGCTACGGTGCTCTGGAAGCCAGAAACCTGCTGGCAACTTTGGTCGAATTCAACGCCGTTGACAGCCAAATCTCTGTCAACATGGACGCCAACAACGACATCGCCGTGATTGGCATCGCTGATAATGGAAACGTGACCGTCAACGGAAGTCAGGACCTTGATGGGAAAACTTCTGGGGTGCAATCCGTCGAAGCCGGTTCCTTGAAGCACATTTTCGTTTCAGGTGATGTGAATCGGACGGCTCAGGAATTTTCGTTCGTCAACGACTTCACACCAGAGCGAGCTTTGTACTCGGTTCAACTACAAAACGTCAGCCAGATCACGATCAATGGTCAGTTGAACGTTCGCGAAAACTTCCTCGTATCCATGAACGGCCAGGGCGGTCGCATCGGTGACTCAACCAGCGGTCAACTGGTTGTTGGAGGCCTGACAAAGATTGATGCCGGCGCCAATACAGTCGGTCTCAACAACGCAAACAACGACTTCAGCGAACTTTATGTCGGGACTTCTGGCAAACTTCACAACGCGGTCATCACAGACATCAACGATGTCATGCTAACCGGAGTTGAGACATCAGGGAACTTTACGCTGACAGCCGGTGGCGATGTTGAAGATGTTGCGAACGCAAAGATCGAAGTTGCGGAGGACGCATTCTTCACCGCCAAATCGATTACGCTTGGCGACCACGAAGGAGACAGTACCAACTTCTTCCGTTCATCGTTCAATGCATCAGGCCATGTCGAAGTCCAGGAAGACTCCAACATGATCTTGATCGACAGTGAGGCCGGTTCAATGACGCTCCGCTCGGTCGGAGTCATTCAGGACGGACTTCGAACAACGATCAACGTCAGCGGACTGGCTCAGTTCTTCGGCAACAATCGTGTTCGCATCGGCGAGGGTGGACTCGATACCTTCAACGCCGGATCGATCCAGTTTCAGTCCAACGGGCACGTTCATATCTCGGAGAACAGTGACACGGTCATAACTGGCGACAACAGCGCATCGTCGCTGAACATCAAATCGTGGGGTCGCGTTGGCGATTTCGTAGGCACCACAATCAATGTTGCCAATGAAACAGGCCTGGAAGGGATCAGCGTCGTGCTTGGCGATTCCGCAACCGACGTCTTCAACACCGGATCGATGTACTTTTGGACTTCTGAACTGTTCTCGGTCAACGAAGACTCCAACAGTCACATCATCGAAACCAAAAACCGCGCAGGTGACTTCCAGTTGCAATCCGCCGGATCGATTACCGATGCGGACGATTCCAGAATCACTGTTGATGGTGTCGCCAATTTCAAGGCCAACAATGTTAACGTCGGGGATTCGCAGGACGACTGGTTTGTAGCCGGTTCAGTAAGCTTCGAAACATCGGGCCAGTTCAAGCTTTCAGAGAACAGCGACTTGCAAATCGTTGGCGAAAACTCGGCTGCCAAGTCCGTGATCAACTCCAGCGGTAACATCACCAACGATGTGAACGCCAAAGTCGACGTACGAAATTCAGCAGCGTTCTTTGCGGATAACATTGTGCTTGGAAACCGAAGTGGCGACCAGTTCAACGCTGGCACGATCGGCTTCCGCACCGCTGACGACGCCAACGGGCTGGTTCAGATTGAAGAAGACAGTCATACCAACGTTGGCGGCAATAACGTCGCGAAAACACTGCAGATCGATTCTGCAGGCGACATTACCGATGGTCCAAAATCGATTATCAACGTCTCGGGAAACACCCGTTTCACGACCGCCAACAATGGTCGAATCGTCGTTGGTGATTCCGGGTACATGAGTGATGGCACAAGATATGACGCCGCATTCGAAACACGAACGCTGACGGTACAGAGTGACGGAACGGGCAA is part of the Mariniblastus fucicola genome and harbors:
- a CDS encoding sensor domain-containing diguanylate cyclase is translated as MSNILLENLPSPPEVAIKLLDQFAEADVNLNELEKTISAGPTLAARIVQFANSASFARQRAATSLKQAMMVIGIKGVKVLALSFSLTEMGESKQEGRRFCFNEYWRFSLACAVSSKTLYREMSKDEETGFLFGLLMNIGQLALACSQPDQYEEMLGETSMNDPSLIEKEISTFGLSRYELAQAAMESLGFPPSITAAFKEMNAGNRDRPEAKIIEVTHAMSCLFLNEDLDGNAVRDFSEKLAELTQNGLEENRQSYDTALEEYKEIASVLSYKSPSPKSLKEIENEAKHSIIQMTMALHLDKAQVEKENDELKDLAMLDELTGLGNRRQYEQMIQSEISRCNRLNRQLVLWIIDIDNFKSINDTYGHATGDAILIEVASRMGRSTRGYDFLFRIGGEEFVVIQSESTVDTCEVVAERLRSEVANRPFVVDDLEIPITISLGGAIFGYGSATTKEQLFELADKNLYAAKNGGRNQFVIDRDTELNVPTGPTNQFFTALHAENS